Proteins from one Solenopsis invicta isolate M01_SB chromosome 11, UNIL_Sinv_3.0, whole genome shotgun sequence genomic window:
- the LOC105206171 gene encoding zinc finger CCHC domain-containing protein 9, translated as MTRYARAKGSKASNERLPNEATPWHVMKQQLEENKNKIPPTKKKSAKELLKDQEDILNSSPNANTQEWVEFENSKSKSSTKKHKNSNSNKNIKNSKNDVSKGDNNVQKSQEIEDAKIETTDRKTIKLSKKKKQAINNPTFVSDEKKLNPEQNSNYVALSKRQKRNQKRKLEMSNDGSKRFKKDTLNKSSNMQTRDEKMKKKGEYKRRKPNTGVTKIVINGVEIEMVMYDGFPVKKEDAERLAELKQKMIMKGIPKSEVDMAMKLERRRAEKALARVRKLVCFNCRKSGHNLSDCPEINRDEACTGICFKCGSTEHTHFECKVNRDASYRFAKCFICREQGHIAAQCPDNPKGVYPHGGCCKICGSVTHLKKDCPDLVNAKEESAITVEKMDDSAVESLQEDTKEKCEKESSKPPKNKIIKF; from the exons ATGACTAGATATGCAAGAGCAAAAGGATCCAAAGCTTCAAACGAGAGATTACCGAACGAGGCTACACCATGGCATGTTATGAAACAGCAATTggaggaaaataaaaacaagattcCTCCAACAAAGAAAAAATCAGCAAAGGAATTATTAAAAGATCAAGAAGACATATTGAACAGTAGTCCTAATGCAAACACTCAGGAATGGGTGGAATTTGAAAACAGTAAATCCAAATCTAGCACAAAGAAACATAAGAATTCaaattcaaacaaaaatataaaaaattctaaaaatgatGTATCCAAAGGTGATAATAATGTACAGAAATCGCAAGAAATAGAAGATGCGAAAATTGAAACAACAGATAGGAAGACAATtaaactttctaaaaaaaagaaacaagccATCAATAATCCAACTTTTGTATccgatgaaaaaaaattgaacccTGAACAAAATTCGAATTACGTTGCGTTGAGCAAACGACAGAAACGAAATCAAAAAAGGAAATTAGAAATGTCTAACGATGGATCTAAGAGGTTCAAAAAGGATACTTTAAACAAAAGTAGCAATATGCAAACAAGGGatgaaaaaatgaagaaaaagggTGAATATAAGAGGAGAAAACCAAATACTGGTGTCACAAAAATAGTAATCAACGGTGTAGAAATTGAAATGGTCATGTATGATGGATTTCCAGTAAAAAAAGAAGATGCGGAGAGATTGGCAGaacttaaacaaaaaatgataatgaagG GTATACCAAAATCTGAAGTGGATATGGCAATGAAATTGGAGAGACGCAGAGCTGAGAAAGCCTTGGCACGCGTCAGAAAACTTGTCTGCTTCAATTGTCGCAAGTCTGGACACAATCTGTCGGATTGTCCTGAGATTAATCGTGACGAGGCTTGCACAGGCATCTGTTTCAAGTGCGGTTCAACAGAACACACTCACTTTGAGTGCAAAGTCAACAGGGATGCCTCTTATAGATTTGCCAAGTGCTTTATTTGCCGCGAACAAGGTCATATTGCAGCGCAATGCCCTGACAATCCCAAAGGAGTTTATCCTCACGGTGGTTGCTGCAAAATTTGCGGATCTGTAACGCACTTAAAGAAGGATTGCCCCGATCTAGTAAATGCCAAGGAAGAAAGCGCCATCACAGTGGAAAAAATGGATGATTCTGCTGTAGAATCTTTACAAGAAGATACAAAAGAGAAATGTGAGAAAGAGAGTAGTAAACCAcctaaaaataagataattaaattttag